A stretch of Elgaria multicarinata webbii isolate HBS135686 ecotype San Diego chromosome 5, rElgMul1.1.pri, whole genome shotgun sequence DNA encodes these proteins:
- the PROS1 gene encoding vitamin K-dependent protein S codes for MRLHCVVCLFISCLFITAVALSEPRTFLSQHHASAFLVRKRRANSFMEESKKGNMERECIEEYCNKEEAREIFENDPETEYFFPLYLRCLVSHRRADPRERTQNSDSPADLRSCVKVISNQCIPLPCNEDGYTECRDGQAMFTCICKPGWQGPTCGEDINECEDPTNRNGGCNQNCVNFPGSYRCTCEDGYYIQPDKLVCEDRNECMLNQNICGTAQCRNTPGKYECECAAGYIYNSTAMKCEDVDECAENTCSQMCINSPGSYSCYCDGTKGFKLSRDMRTCEMVPNCLALYLETNYELLYLGEQFVGLPVLYLRFRLPEVTRFSADFDFRTFDNEGVILYAESPDNTAWFLLALRDGKIEIQFKNELGTKVTSGGKAINDGLWRMIAVEELEHSISVKIEKEAVMNINSPRNLFKPSNGFLETKVFIAGLPRKVDSILIKPINPRLDGCIRAWNLLNQGNSGVKDIIQQKQSKHCLIRVGKGSYYPGTGVAKFHINYNSNLTNTEDWLINVTMSIRPSTGTGVMLALVSGGTVPLALSIVNSTDVPEIIVSIENVIVARLESEDLCTSRRVQLGLRVTKQLLELTSESHSEVTYIGQLSVLDQALKALNGTIDTYLGGVPDVPVEATPVTVFYNGCMEVEINDKQLDLDEAIFKKNDIRSHSCPLLIKEMPSPQATVLPSVH; via the exons ATGAGGCTTCACTGCGTGGTTTGCCTGTTTATTTCCTGCCTGTTTATTACAGCAGTCGCTCTTTCTGAGCCTAGGACAT TTTTATCTCAGCACCATGCCTCAGCGTTTCTGGTCAGAAAACGTCGAGCAAATTCCTTTATGGAAGAAAGTAAGAAGGGGAATATGGAACGTGAATGTATTGAAGAATATTGCAATAAAGAAGAAGCCAGGGAAATATTTGAAAATGACCCCGAAACG gAATATTTCTTCCCCCTATATTTAC GCTGCCTGGTTTCACACCGAAGAGCAGATCCGAGGGAGAGAACTCAGAATTCAGATTCTCCAGCTGACCTGCGGTCCTGTGTAAAAG TAATATCCAACCAGTGTATTCCTCTCCCATGCAATGAAGATGGTTATACAGAATGCAGAGATGGACAAGCCATGTTCACATGTATCTGTAAACCTGGATGGCAAGGACCGACATGTGGAGAAG ATATAAATGAATGTGAAGATCCGACAAATAGAAATGGAGGATGTAATCAAAATTGTGTTAATTTTCCTGGAAGTTACCGCTGTACCTGTGAAGATGGTTATTACATACAGCCAGATAAATTGGTCTGTGAAG ACCGGAATGAATGCATGTTAAACCAGAACATTTGTGGGACAGCACAATGCAGGAATACCCCTGGAAAGTACGAGTGTGAATGTGCAGCAGGCTACATCTACAACTCAACTGCAATGAAATGTGAAG ATGTGGATGAATGTGCTGAAAACACTTGTTCTCAAATGTGCATCAATTCTCCGGGAAGTTACTCCTGCTATTGTGATGGCACAAAAGGCTTCAAGCTTTCCAGGGACATGAGAACTTGTGAG ATGGTACCAAATTGTCTTGCTCTATATCTTGAAACGAATTATGAATTGCTTTACCTGGGAGAGCAATTTGTAGGGCTTCCTGTTTTGTATTTAAGGTTTAGATTGCCAGAGGTTACAAG ATTTTCTGCAGACTTCGACTTCCGGACTTTCGATAATGAGGGTGTTATATTGTATGCTGAATCCCCTGACAACACAGCATGGTTTTTGCTTGCACTGCGTGATGGAAAGATTGAAATTCAGTTCAAGAATGAACTTGGAACCAAAGTAACAAGCGGTGGCAAAGCCATTAATGATGGCTTATGGCGCATG ATCGCCGTAGAAGAACTAGAGCACAGCATCAGTGTAAAAATTGAAAAAGAAGCAGTGATGAATATTAACAGCCCAAGAAATCTTTTTAAACCATCCAATGGCTTTCTGGAAACAAAGGTGTTTATTGCAGGGCTACCTCGCAAAGTGGACAGCATTCTCATTAAACCG ATCAACCCCCGTCTGGATGGGTGTATTCGTGCTTGGAACTTGTTGAATCAGGGAAATTCTGGTGTAAAAGACATCATTCAGCAGAAACAAAGCAAACATTGCTTAATACGTGTTGGAAAGGGATCTTACTATCCTGGCACTGGAGTGGCAAAGTTTCATATTAACTACA ACAGCAACCTAACTAATACAGAAGATTGGTTAATAAATGTGACCATGTCCATCCGTCCATCCACAGGCACTGGTGTAATGCTTGCCTTGGTTTCTGGTGGAACAGTGCCTCTTGCTTTATCTATAGTCAACTCAACCGATGTTCCG GAAATCATTGTATCTATTGAGAATGTCATTGTTGCCCGCTTGGAGTCAGAGGACTTGTGTACCTCAAGAAGAGTGCAGCTGGGTCTCAGAGTAACTAAACAGTTGCTTGAACTTACATCTGAATCACATTCCGAGGTTACCTACATCGGTCAGCTCTCCGTCCTTGACCAAGCACTGAAAGCACTGAATGGAACTATTGATACCTACTTGGGTGGCGTTCCTG